A single region of the Salvia miltiorrhiza cultivar Shanhuang (shh) chromosome 8, IMPLAD_Smil_shh, whole genome shotgun sequence genome encodes:
- the LOC130997945 gene encoding putative phytosulfokines 6 codes for MKQVSKAAVISLILLLMISNTRGRLLPSQEQADKYNPKNIQQDDSFSSLMGLEECSDKDERCEKRRMVAEAHLDYIYTQHQHP; via the exons ATGAAGCAAGTATCTAAGGCAGCAGTTATTTCCCTAATTCTTCTATTAATGATATCCAATACACGTGGTCGCCTCCTCCCTTCTCAAGAGCAAG CTGACAAATACAATCCCAAAAACATCCAGCAAGATGATAGCTTTTCAAGC TTGATGGGATTGGAGGAATGCAGCGATAAAGATGAAAGGTGCGAAAAGAGAAGAATGGTTGCTGAAGCTCACTTGGATTACATCTACACACAACACCAACACCCATGA